One Enterococcus silesiacus genomic window carries:
- a CDS encoding triphosphoribosyl-dephospho-CoA synthase codes for MKQRNEQDAPKLVSEFALEALLYEASLYPKPGLVDPKSCGAHADMNYSTFIDSSTALAPFLSEYVELGFDHDASPSILFEKVRALGQQAEAAMLRKTHGVNTHKGANFSFALLLSATGKIINDKQLQIPFTKQDTADVFNYVKQMTKGLLSKDFSGLAHKKHLSYGEKLYLEHGIVGIRGEAELGYPSLNDSALPFLREHYKRDQRMLFLILLLHLMAMVEDSNLINRGGIAAWQTVQKQAAELLQTLSVNSSEKELEQALILFDQQLIEENLSPGGSADLIALSFFFCRLEGLF; via the coding sequence ATGAAACAGCGAAATGAACAGGACGCGCCTAAACTAGTCAGTGAATTTGCTTTAGAAGCGCTATTATACGAAGCTAGCCTTTATCCTAAACCAGGTCTGGTCGACCCTAAAAGCTGCGGTGCCCATGCAGACATGAATTATTCTACTTTTATTGATAGTAGCACCGCACTTGCTCCATTTCTTTCAGAATATGTTGAACTAGGGTTTGATCATGACGCTTCCCCTTCTATTTTGTTTGAAAAGGTTCGTGCACTTGGGCAACAGGCTGAAGCTGCAATGCTAAGAAAAACCCATGGCGTCAATACCCATAAAGGCGCAAACTTCTCTTTTGCCTTACTTTTAAGTGCAACAGGAAAAATAATCAATGATAAACAATTGCAGATTCCCTTTACAAAACAAGACACAGCAGACGTTTTTAACTATGTAAAACAAATGACAAAAGGGTTACTTTCAAAAGATTTTTCTGGTTTGGCCCATAAAAAGCACTTAAGTTACGGAGAAAAGCTTTATTTAGAACATGGTATCGTTGGCATTCGCGGCGAAGCAGAATTAGGCTATCCTTCCCTTAATGATAGTGCACTACCGTTTTTAAGAGAGCACTATAAAAGAGATCAACGCATGTTGTTTTTAATTTTGTTGTTGCACTTAATGGCAATGGTCGAAGATTCCAATTTAATCAATCGGGGCGGTATCGCTGCTTGGCAAACCGTTCAAAAACAAGCAGCTGAGCTTTTACAAACACTTTCTGTCAATAGCTCAGAAAAAGAACTAGAACAGGCTTTAATTCTTTTTGATCAACAATTGATTGAAGAAAATCTTAGCCCTGGTGGATCAGCTGATTTAATTGCTTTAAGCTTCTTTTTTTGTCGCTTGGAAGGCTTATTTTGA
- a CDS encoding GntR family transcriptional regulator encodes MSTISEAVGKNLDLSANEPLKELVYKAFRKTIILGEIPAGQRINEKEFSEVMNISRTPIRYALQKLVEEGLVDHVRGVGIIVRGISLNDANEIYAIRKSLDVLATITAMKEMNSEDFDELKALLEETERLNEANEIDQVLQKFSDFNELIYEKSKMLRLKSIVMKLREYLVYFRDISIRSKDRRDKALNEHWLIYKCMLNQEEEQLKLLITEHLDYSQTFILKEMEKHLNETAK; translated from the coding sequence ATGAGTACAATATCAGAAGCAGTTGGAAAAAATTTAGATTTAAGCGCTAATGAGCCATTGAAAGAACTTGTTTATAAAGCTTTCCGAAAAACAATTATTCTAGGTGAAATCCCTGCTGGCCAACGAATCAACGAAAAAGAGTTTTCCGAAGTGATGAATATCAGCCGTACACCGATCCGCTATGCCTTACAAAAGCTTGTTGAAGAAGGTCTTGTTGACCATGTTCGTGGTGTGGGGATCATCGTTCGAGGAATCTCACTCAATGATGCCAATGAGATTTATGCTATCAGAAAGTCTTTGGATGTTTTAGCTACGATCACAGCGATGAAAGAAATGAATTCTGAAGATTTTGATGAGTTAAAAGCGCTGTTAGAAGAAACGGAACGTTTAAATGAAGCTAATGAAATCGATCAGGTTTTACAAAAATTCTCTGATTTCAATGAATTGATTTACGAAAAAAGCAAGATGTTACGCTTAAAGTCGATCGTCATGAAACTACGTGAATATCTTGTCTACTTTCGTGATATTTCGATTCGTTCTAAAGATCGCCGAGATAAAGCATTAAATGAGCATTGGTTGATTTATAAATGCATGCTAAATCAAGAAGAAGAACAATTAAAACTACTTATCACAGAACATTTGGATTATTCTCAAACCTTTATTCTTAAAGAAATGGAAAAACATTTAAATGAAACAGCGAAATGA